CCACGACGTCGCCGTCCGGCCCGTGGCAACTGACGCAGTTCGCGCTGTACACCTGCATTCCGAAGCTGATGTCCGCCTGCAGGTACTCGCCCGCATGCGCCTCCTGCGCCGCCGCACCGGTGGCCGTCATTTCCGCCGCAGCGCCGACCGCCACGACGAATGCCAGCAGGCTGGCCGCGGCTGGGACGCGCCGTCCAAGTGTTCGTGGTTTCACGCCATCCTCCCTCGCTCGGTTTCGGTCCGGGTGCCGACCATTCTACCGCCCGCGCGCCCACGAAACCCTGCCTCTAAGCGGTGGTTCAGCTTGCGACTCCACAAAGGGGAGACGGGGCGACCGTACGGCTACTCGCAGACAACCCCGTCGCCGTCACCATCCCGCATGTACGGGTAGGCAGGATGGCCGCGTCGGACTGGCGCGATGCCATGCGCACGCGCTTCGGCACAGGAGATGCGGCCGTTGCGGTTGTCATCCCACACCGCAACAGAGAGTGGAAGTCCTGAAGCCGTCTGCAGGTCTCCGGCCTGATCTCCCCACAAACCGCGACGCGCTTCTCGCGCCTCGCGTTCGTACCGCCGGAACTCCTCGAGGTACTTGAACGGGAATCGCGTGTAAGCGTGTCCGTAGCCCTGACGGATGATCTCCGCGTTGATTAACGTTCCATCGAGCAGACGGACGTAGGCCAGCGTCCGCCCGTACCGGTCTGTGCGCTCCCAGTCGTACTCCAGGCGCACGCGCTTCCCCTCTAACGTCCGTTTCGTGAAGGCGCTCGCCTCTCGGCCGAAGAACTCGACTGGCCTGCGCGGGTCTACGGTCTCCGGAGTATCAACTCCTATGAGTCGTATTCGCCCCACGCCACGGACGATGATCGTATCGCCGTCTACTACCCGTTCGACTTCATACTCCCGTGTTGACTCCTGCGCCGCTGCTTGATTCTGCGTGGATGCCAGTTCGGCCGCGGCCGCCAGCCCAACCGCGCACCACACAGAAGCTGTACGTTGCCCCCACGAGTCGCGCCTCGTCATTGCCGACCATCCTTCCCCAGCTAGGTGTCAAGGTCAACGTTACCGTCAGACGATACCGCGTCCTGCTCGACGGACGTTCCGCGACGGATTCCCGTAGAGGCGCGTTTTCGCGCCGGCTCTCGCGGTCCCGCAGTTCGCTTGACACCGCGGCTTTGGCCTCAAGATGATTACTGCCCGGTCAAGACAACACAAGCAGGATGCGGTCACAGGAAGGCGTACAGACGATGCAGACAGCCAAACGAGCGACGTCCAACATCCGCAGCGTCTTGTGGAGGAATGGGCGGTCACCCGACAAAGATCTCCCCGAGGGCACGGATA
The DNA window shown above is from Acidobacteriota bacterium and carries:
- a CDS encoding nuclease, with the translated sequence MTRRDSWGQRTASVWCAVGLAAAAELASTQNQAAAQESTREYEVERVVDGDTIIVRGVGRIRLIGVDTPETVDPRRPVEFFGREASAFTKRTLEGKRVRLEYDWERTDRYGRTLAYVRLLDGTLINAEIIRQGYGHAYTRFPFKYLEEFRRYEREAREARRGLWGDQAGDLQTASGLPLSVAVWDDNRNGRISCAEARAHGIAPVRRGHPAYPYMRDGDGDGVVCE